The following is a genomic window from Desulforegula conservatrix Mb1Pa.
TCTGCTGGAATACCCGGAGTCAGAGAATGTCCTTCGTTTTTGTCCACGTATATTTTGACTGTATAGACCAGTTTGACCCTCTCGTCCGCGGTCTGGACTTCCTTTGGAGTAAATTCAGCTTTAGATGATATGTATTTTACAGTTCCGTCAAAAGGCTTGTCAGGCATTGAATCCGTATGGATTTTTGCCTTTAGCCCCAATTTAAGTTTTCCAATTTCTTTTTCAGGCACGTAAACCTTCAAAAAAAGACCGTCGAGATCAACCAAGGTGAATAAAGGAGATCCAGGCGCAAGCACTTCTCCTGGATTTGAAATTCTGGTTGTAATTATTCCTTCTGAAGGCGCTTTTACTGAAAGATCTGAAATGACGCTCATTATTTCGTCAAGGGCTGATCTGGCCTGATCTGCCTGGGCTGAAACAGCTTTAATTTCATCTTCTTTTGCTTTGATTCTTTCATTGCCTAACATGGCTTCCTCAAGCATTTTTTCAGCCTGAACCAGTCCTGTTTCAGCGCTTTCGCGGTCACTTCTGGCTGCTTCCCAGGCGAGATTGACCTGCTCACTTTTTTGTTTGCCAACAGTGCCTTCGTCCGCAAGTGCTTTGAAGCGGGAGGCATCTTTTGAATTTTGGTTTTCAGATGCTTTGGTCTTGGCAAGAACAGCTTTTGAATGTCTTACCCCTGCATTTGCCTTGTCAATTGTTAAGGGGACTTCTTTTTTAAGTGTCGCAAGGGCTGTTCGTGATGCCTCAAGTTTTGCTTCGGCTGCCTTTAGGGCTGATTCGGCCTGACCTTTTTTTGCCCTTAGCTGGCTGTCGTCGAGTTCGGCAAGAATCTGCCCGGCTTTTACGCTGTCGCCTTCATCCGCAAGAATTTTATTGATCCTTCCGGCTGATTTTGTTGCAACTACATGGGTTTCGCCCTCTATTCTGCCATTTGCCTGAATAAGACCGTCCGGCAGAGGCTTCCCGAATGCCGCTTTTTTGATGCCGACATAAGCGCCTGCAGCAACGGCAATAATAATTAGACCAATGAAAATCTGTTTTTTAAATTTTGTGTTGTCCATTATGAATCTCCGGGCTAAATGTCGCCGACTGCTCTGCGGAGCCGCATATCGGCCATCACTGAGTCATAGACCGCATTATTGTGGTTTGTGAGGCTTTTAATCCTCAGGGTTTCAGCATCAAGAACTTCGGTGTTGCTTCCGACTTCCTGAAAGTATCTGTTTTTTGCCACCTTGAGGTTTTCTTCAGCCTGACTTAGTGCATCCCTTGTGACTTCGGTTCTTTTTGTCGTTTCCCTGATTTCGAGCCATGCCTGTCTGACCTGGAGCTCGACCATTGACTCGGCATCCTTTTTTCTGTGTTCAGTCGCTATTTTTTTTCTTTCTTCGGCCCTTGCCTGATGGATGGTTACTCCTCCGTCAAAAGCATCCCATTTAAGGCCCAGGCCTGCTACCCAGATGTTTTCTTCCTCAAGCGGTGTCTTGTCGAAATGATTAAAGCTCCCCGTGGCAAGTATTTGAGGCATTGCCGATGCCCTTATGCTTTTTGCGTGATATTCGTAGGCATTCGCCTGATCAGATAGGGCCTTTATTTCAGGTCTGTTTTCTTTGGCCTTTGATAAAAGAGCCTCATAATTTTTTTCAGGCACAGTATCTTTGGATGATAGGGGCTGGATATCATCGATAATGACTTCCTGGGCAAGGGGTCTTCCGAGCATTCTGTTATAGGCAGAGCAGGCAATATCCAGTCTGTTTTCTGTCTGTAGAGCAAGCTGCCGTGCGTCTGATAGTGCTACATTTACGGCAAGAACGTCGTTTTTTGCGACAAGCCCCTTGTCAAAGAAATTTTTGACGTCCCTTGCATGGGCAGAAAGTGTTTCTACGTTGCTTTTTGACACTTTTACCGCGTTTCTTGCTCTAAGTACTGAAGTGTAGGCATCGGCAACCTGGAGTTTTATGTCCTGGATGGTTTTTGATTCATCAGCCCTCGCAGCCTCTCCGGCTGATTCCGCGGAATCAATGGCATTTGAGATTCTTCCGCTTGTGAAAATGGGGATGGAGACCGATATATTGGATGCAAAGATTGTGTCGTCCTTTAGAAGTGGCGCGTCCATTACAGGAAAGCGTGGCAGGCTGATTTCCGCTTCCGGGGTTTCGTCAATTTTGCTGTAAGCGGCCTCGCCTTTCAGAGAGGGCATTCTAAGCGATTTCGCAGCTGCAATATTTTCTTCTGCTGCGGCTGTTGATTCTTTGGCTGATTTAATTCGATAATCATGATCAATGGCTTTTTGCCAGGCGTCCTTAATGTTTTCAGCACTTGACAGCGAAGTCCAGGCAAGGGCTATAATAAGTCCTTGAACTATTTGAAAAAATTTGAGATTGTTCACCATCGTTTCTGGCCTCTTTTTTGTTGAAACCGTAACAGGATCATTCTTTTTTTCATATCAGAATATGTCTGTTTTGAAAGCTTTTTATTTTTAATTTAAAAAATTGAACCGATATTCATGGATGCTGTGGTGCGTTCTGGCATCATTTATTTGCAGATTAATATCGTGCATCTGTCCGATTTCAGGCATCTGAATATTAACTGATATTGTAGATATTATTAATTATGACAACGTCGGAAAAAGTCCGATTATCGTCATTCCGGCGCAGGCCTGAATCCAGAAACAGCTGAAAACACTGGATACCTGATCAAGTCCGGCAAGACGCCGACGCCTTTTTCGACCTTTTTGCGAGTCCATTAAATATGATCTTCGGAATAACAGCTTCATATCCATATTTTTAGTAAGTGTTACCCATACACCCTATTTTGTAGTTTTTTATTCTATTGCATTATATGTAATTTAATCAGTTATTTGTAGAAATATACCTATATTTTTTGTGGCTATATAGCCACATGTTGATCGTATTTTTCCATGAAATTATATTTAAATTCTTTGTCAGATCTTCTTAAACATGGTTTTGATCACCATGGCATGCCGATTGCAATTGCTTGAGACCGATCAGGACGCCTTTGGGCGGTTTGAGCTATCCTTGTGTAAGCCTGATTGCTGGAATCGGGTTATTTGCTGTTGAGAAAAGTGTCCCTTTCCTTTTGGATTCAGTAGGGGAGGGACACCCTGATTTTCTCCGGCATAGGATGCAGAGCATGGCCGTTGGTGCAGCCCGTTGTAAAAGATCTGGAGATTGTTTTACATGCTGTGGTGCGGTGTTGTCAGGCCTGGAGAGGCTATTTGATACTTAACTGGTTATAAAACGGAGGAAACATGAATATCAGATCTTTTGGAGTTATCGGCGCAGGTCAGATGGGTGGCGGAATTGCTCAGGTTGCGGCAGCGGCTGGAGGGCTTAATATCATACTTGTAGATGTCAGCCAGGAAATGCTTGATAAGGGCAAAAAAGTAATTGCCGGCAATCTTGAAAAAATGGTTGCAAAGGGCAAGATGGCTGCGGACGAAAAAGAAGCTGTACTTAACCGGATTGTAACCACAACAGATATGAATCGCCTTGCTGAAGCTGATTTCGTTGTGGAAGCCGCAACAGAGCGTGAAGATCTGAAATTTCAGATTTTCAGGAATATAGACGCCATATGCAGACCAGAGATCATACTTGCTTCCAACACTTCTTCGATTCCAATAGGAAGAATAGCAGCCCAGACAAAAAGACCGGACAAAATAATAGGCATGCATTTCATGAATCCGGTTCCTGTGATGAAACTCGTTGAAATCATCAGAGGCATTGCGACCAGTGATGAAACTTATAACACTACCAAAACACTCACAGAGAGCTTTCAGAAGACTCCTGTCGAAGCCAACGATTTCCCAGGATTCATTCTGAACAGAATCCTGATTCCAATGATCAACGAGGCAATATTCACGCTTTATCATGGAGTCGGATCAGTTGAAGGCATAGACGCTGCAATGAAACTTGGCGCTAATCAGCCAATGGGGCCACTTGAACTTGCGGATCTCATCGGTCTTGATACAATTCTTGCAATCATGGAAACCCTTTTTGCCGGATTCAAGGATTCCAAATACCGCCCATGCCCGCTTCTTAGAAAATATGTTGAGGCAGGATGGCTTGGAAGAAAGACAGGAAAAGGCTTTTATCAGTACTAAATTTTTCGTTCCACATTCTTAATTAAAGGAATGTGTAATGAAATCAGCTTCAGGATGCGCCTGGACCGGCACACGTCGTTCCCCCGGTTCAAGGCGTCATCTTGAAAGCGTAAATTAGGGAAATCCGACTGCCGTATCTTTGCAGAAAAGATCTTACCATGATTCCTCCTGTACAAAGATACGGCAGCCGTTACCATATGCTGGATACGGAAGATGAGCTTTCGGAACGAAAAAAGAAATAGTGATAAATGTAAGGCCAGTCACGCCTGCCGCAGAATTACTGAATAAACAAAACCATGATCTCCTGTATGACTGCGGCAGGCGAAAACCATATGCGGTCGGTATCTCAACTTGTTGAGGCCGGAACATCCCCTTCTTTCTTACCCCCTGTTTGAGAGAAGGGGATGTCTTTTTTAAAGGCTGTAATTCTATTGTTATTTCAGACTTGATTTATGGATAAACTATCCTGATGAATTTTTTCCAAACCATGAAAGTTTTTGTAGCCTGCTTTGCGTCATAAAAAAAGATAACGTGAATCCTTTAGATCCCTCAGTTCTATTGATTTAAATACTTTTTTAAATCATTCCTTATCACCAAATTCCGAAAATATTATGAATCAGTTTTTTTGCTAAGTCAGGACTAAGTTTTAACCTCTAATGTTTGTGCTGTAAAATCTGCGAGTGTACTTAGTCCGAATAATCAGAAAAAAGGATGTTGAAGTGTTTTATTACACAAAAGTATTTTTAGTAGTGTTTTCTATGTTTTTCATTGGAATAGCACACGCAGCAGAGGTTACAAAAACTGATGTGCCAATCATAATTCAGGCTAAAATTCCAATAGCCCAGGCTATCACAGCGGCAGAACGCCATGTTAATGGCAAGGCTATTCGCGCCGAATTTATGAAAAATAAGAATAATCAGTGGATTTTCGATATTGAAGTCGTCAGTGATGCCAATATTTTTGATGTTAAGGTAGATGCCGACAATGGAACTATTATATCGTCAACAGAAGCTAAAAATGACAGAAGAAAATCCGATCTTGAGCGTATAAAAGAATTATCAAAGAAATTATATAACTTCTGAGTATTCTTAATAAATAACAGTCTCATCTGAAATGGACAGATTATAATTGATTCTATTTCTACTGATTAAAGCACCACAACCCGACTTTTTTTGACTTACAGT
Proteins encoded in this region:
- a CDS encoding HlyD family secretion protein yields the protein MDNTKFKKQIFIGLIIIAVAAGAYVGIKKAAFGKPLPDGLIQANGRIEGETHVVATKSAGRINKILADEGDSVKAGQILAELDDSQLRAKKGQAESALKAAEAKLEASRTALATLKKEVPLTIDKANAGVRHSKAVLAKTKASENQNSKDASRFKALADEGTVGKQKSEQVNLAWEAARSDRESAETGLVQAEKMLEEAMLGNERIKAKEDEIKAVSAQADQARSALDEIMSVISDLSVKAPSEGIITTRISNPGEVLAPGSPLFTLVDLDGLFLKVYVPEKEIGKLKLGLKAKIHTDSMPDKPFDGTVKYISSKAEFTPKEVQTADERVKLVYTVKIYVDKNEGHSLTPGIPADAVIRWDDKVEWMKPNQ
- a CDS encoding TolC family protein; the protein is MVNNLKFFQIVQGLIIALAWTSLSSAENIKDAWQKAIDHDYRIKSAKESTAAAEENIAAAKSLRMPSLKGEAAYSKIDETPEAEISLPRFPVMDAPLLKDDTIFASNISVSIPIFTSGRISNAIDSAESAGEAARADESKTIQDIKLQVADAYTSVLRARNAVKVSKSNVETLSAHARDVKNFFDKGLVAKNDVLAVNVALSDARQLALQTENRLDIACSAYNRMLGRPLAQEVIIDDIQPLSSKDTVPEKNYEALLSKAKENRPEIKALSDQANAYEYHAKSIRASAMPQILATGSFNHFDKTPLEEENIWVAGLGLKWDAFDGGVTIHQARAEERKKIATEHRKKDAESMVELQVRQAWLEIRETTKRTEVTRDALSQAEENLKVAKNRYFQEVGSNTEVLDAETLRIKSLTNHNNAVYDSVMADMRLRRAVGDI
- a CDS encoding 3-hydroxybutyryl-CoA dehydrogenase, whose translation is MNIRSFGVIGAGQMGGGIAQVAAAAGGLNIILVDVSQEMLDKGKKVIAGNLEKMVAKGKMAADEKEAVLNRIVTTTDMNRLAEADFVVEAATEREDLKFQIFRNIDAICRPEIILASNTSSIPIGRIAAQTKRPDKIIGMHFMNPVPVMKLVEIIRGIATSDETYNTTKTLTESFQKTPVEANDFPGFILNRILIPMINEAIFTLYHGVGSVEGIDAAMKLGANQPMGPLELADLIGLDTILAIMETLFAGFKDSKYRPCPLLRKYVEAGWLGRKTGKGFYQY
- a CDS encoding PepSY domain-containing protein, which translates into the protein MFYYTKVFLVVFSMFFIGIAHAAEVTKTDVPIIIQAKIPIAQAITAAERHVNGKAIRAEFMKNKNNQWIFDIEVVSDANIFDVKVDADNGTIISSTEAKNDRRKSDLERIKELSKKLYNF